CCGGAAGTTGCTTGGCCTTTTATCTTGCCGATGACTGTGTTAATGGGATTTACCTTGCACGTGCCGCACTTTCTGGCAGCGTGGCAATTGCTGCCTTTGGCAACTTTGAATTATACTGCCGCCGGACTGCTCGTTTTGTCAAGCGCGATCGGCATTGGTGCAGGAGCATTTATTTACCTCAACGACAAGTGGGAAAAACCAGTGCGAATTGGTTCTCAAGCCGTGCAAGACTTTTTTGCCTACGACTTTTACACCGCCCAACTTTACCGCGTGACAGTAATATTTGCAGTCGGTCTGGTTTCCCAAATCATATCCTGGTTCGATCGCAATATTGTTGACGGATTTGCAAACTTAATCGGTTTTGCCACAGTTTTCGGCGGGCAGAGCCTCAAGTACAACGTTAGCGGTCAAACTCAATTTTATGCCCTGACAATTCTGTTCGGAGTTGCACTCTTGGGACTGCTAGTAAGCTGGCCTCTGTTGGCTCGCTTATCGCTGATTGTTGGCGGGTAAAGAGATATAACGTTAAAGATTTTAGGTGACAGTTTGAACCTAAAATCTTAAATAAATGAAATCTCGAACAAAGATTTCAAACTTTCTCTAACCACGCAGCATAAATGAAAGACAAAAACAGACAAGTAAATCTTTCCCGGCGCAACTCCCTCAAATTTGTCGCAGGAGCAATAGGTACAGGAATACTAGCAGCACGAGTAGGCGTTGATGTGGCTGCACCGGCACCAGCAATTGCTCAAAATGACTTAACCCCCGATGCAGCGCTGAAAAAGTTAATGGAGGGGAACAAGCGATTTGTTGACAGAAAACGCCAAAGTCCCAACCAAGACTTACCCCGCCTCGTCGAAGTTGCTAAAGCTCAAAAACCTTTTGCTGCTGTTCTCGGCTGTGCGGATTCTCGCTTTCCTTCAGAGATTATTTTCGATCAGGGATTGGGAGATTTATTTGTCTGTCGCGTTGCAGGAAATATAGCTACTCCAGAAGAAATTGGCAGCTTGGAATTTGGCACGCTGGTACTGGGAGCAAAAGTCTTGGTGGTAATCGGGCATAAAAGATGCGGTGCTGTAGATGCAACCATCAAAGGCGCTCAAGTTCCCGGTCAAATTGGCAGTTTGCTAGAAGCAATTAGGCCTGCTGTTGAAAGCTCGAAAAGCCAAGCGGGCGATCGTCTAGAAAATGCCTCGAAAGCCAATGTAATCTTGCAAGCTAGAAGATTGAAAGCATCTCCAGTCATCTCTCAGTTAATTACTGAAAATAAACTGAAAGTAGTTGGCGGATACTACGATCTAGACACCGGTGCAGTCAATATTCTGATTGAGTCTTAAACAGTTGACAGTTGAGGGTTGGCGGTTGACAGTTGACAGTTGATA
The genomic region above belongs to Microcoleus sp. bin38.metabat.b11b12b14.051 and contains:
- a CDS encoding carbonic anhydrase, with product MKDKNRQVNLSRRNSLKFVAGAIGTGILAARVGVDVAAPAPAIAQNDLTPDAALKKLMEGNKRFVDRKRQSPNQDLPRLVEVAKAQKPFAAVLGCADSRFPSEIIFDQGLGDLFVCRVAGNIATPEEIGSLEFGTLVLGAKVLVVIGHKRCGAVDATIKGAQVPGQIGSLLEAIRPAVESSKSQAGDRLENASKANVILQARRLKASPVISQLITENKLKVVGGYYDLDTGAVNILIES